The nucleotide window CAGCCGCATGTTGTATTCCTTGCTGGCGCGCGCGTCGGTGTGGCCGACGATGATGAAGCCGAAGGCGCTGGCGCTCTGGAAGAACTGGCGCAGGCGGTCGCGGCCGCCGGCGTGGATGTTGTACTTGTCGGTGGCGAAATACTGGTCGGTGTTGAGCGTGCCGCAGACGTTGATATCTCGGCAGACCGGCCGTCCGTCGGGGGTCATGCGCGAAACGGCGTAGCCCTCGACGCCGTCGTCCATCACCCAGATCTCGCAGCCGTCGGGCGAGATCGAGATCCCCGGAACGTAGCGCTCACCCTTGATGGTGCGCGTGCTCTGCGTGGAGATGGTCGGTTCCTTGAAGCCGTCGCTGCCGGCCGCGGCAGGGCTGATCCCCGCGGTGGCAGCGAGGCCGGCGATCGCCACGGCACCGAAGATGCCGCGGAGGGCTTTGGAAATGCAATTCGCCACAGCCTCTGTCCCTTGTTCTAAAAGTGGTTCCCCAGATGCCCCGGAGCCGGAGATCGGCGGAACGGTGCAAACATACTATAAACCAAGAGATTATCAGAGAATTCCGTTCTGTGAAGCGAAATCTACTACATATTGTGGTTAATGCCGGGACAAACAAGCCCCGCCCACAGCATTGTTCGCAAGGCCGCGACGGAGGGGCGGCGCCGGTGCGGCCGCCCCTTGCGACCGGGTCTCAGACCAGCTCGCCGCGCAGCGAATTCGGCCCGCTATCC belongs to Salipiger profundus and includes:
- a CDS encoding OmpA family protein; translated protein: MANCISKALRGIFGAVAIAGLAATAGISPAAAGSDGFKEPTISTQSTRTIKGERYVPGISISPDGCEIWVMDDGVEGYAVSRMTPDGRPVCRDINVCGTLNTDQYFATDKYNIHAGGRDRLRQFFQSASAFGFIIVGHTDARASKEYNMRLSYNRANAVAQVARASGARIVDVRGYGEDYPVATNRTAEGMAKNRRVEILCVR